The following proteins come from a genomic window of Paenibacillus spongiae:
- the purT gene encoding formate-dependent phosphoribosylglycinamide formyltransferase, with protein MEVLSNTNKVRRMMLLGSGELGKEVVIEAQRLGVETIAVDRYEGAPAMQVAHRSYVIDMLDAAALRDLILTERPDLIVPEIEAIATDALVELEQEGYHVVPTARAAKLTMDREGIRRLAAETLGLPTAPYRFADSLEELGAAVAELGTPCVIKPIMSSSGKGQSVCRSEAEIESCWQYAMDGGRAKKQRVIVEGFISFESEITLLTVRSVSGTTFCAPIGHVQKDGDYIESWQPHEMTEKQIQQAEAIASAVTGELGGYGIYGVELFLTADGVLFSEVSPRPHDTGMVTMVTQDLSEFALHARAILGYPIPSVRQIAPGASHTLKADREAEQFRIEGLEEALSLPNTQVRVFGKPATKPGRRMAVALSTAEDTEQARELARRAAESLAIVYE; from the coding sequence ATGGAAGTATTGTCAAACACGAATAAGGTACGCAGAATGATGCTCCTCGGCTCCGGCGAGCTTGGCAAGGAAGTCGTCATCGAGGCGCAGCGTCTCGGGGTCGAGACGATCGCCGTGGACCGTTACGAGGGTGCTCCAGCGATGCAGGTGGCGCACAGGTCTTATGTCATCGATATGCTGGATGCGGCTGCATTGCGAGACTTGATCTTGACCGAGCGGCCCGATCTGATCGTTCCGGAGATTGAGGCCATCGCGACCGATGCGCTAGTCGAGCTGGAACAGGAAGGCTATCATGTCGTTCCGACGGCCCGCGCCGCGAAGCTGACCATGGATCGCGAAGGTATCCGCCGCCTTGCGGCTGAGACGCTGGGTCTGCCCACGGCGCCTTACCGGTTCGCCGATTCGCTCGAGGAGCTGGGCGCCGCGGTAGCGGAGCTCGGTACGCCTTGCGTCATTAAACCTATTATGAGCTCGTCTGGCAAAGGCCAGAGCGTCTGCCGCTCCGAAGCGGAGATTGAATCCTGCTGGCAGTATGCCATGGATGGCGGCCGGGCGAAGAAACAGCGGGTAATCGTCGAAGGGTTCATTTCCTTCGAATCCGAAATTACGCTGCTAACCGTCCGTTCCGTATCGGGTACGACCTTCTGCGCTCCTATAGGACATGTACAGAAGGATGGCGATTATATCGAATCATGGCAGCCGCATGAGATGACGGAGAAGCAAATTCAACAGGCTGAAGCGATTGCGAGCGCCGTTACGGGCGAGCTAGGCGGATACGGCATATACGGCGTTGAACTATTCCTGACGGCGGATGGCGTTCTATTCAGCGAAGTGTCGCCAAGACCGCATGATACGGGCATGGTAACAATGGTCACGCAGGATTTGTCCGAGTTTGCCCTTCATGCAAGGGCTATTCTGGGATATCCGATTCCCTCGGTTCGCCAGATCGCCCCAGGTGCCTCGCATACGCTCAAAGCAGACCGCGAAGCCGAGCAATTCCGGATCGAAGGGCTGGAGGAGGCGCTATCGCTTCCGAATACACAGGTGAGAGTTTTCGGTAAACCGGCGACGAAGCCGGGACGCCGAATGGCCGTTGCCCTTAGCACGGCCGAAGACACCGAGCAAGCGCGGGAGCTGGCCAGACGGGCTGCCGAATCGCTTGCGATCGTTTACGAATAG
- a CDS encoding ABC transporter ATP-binding protein, translated as MSEQQSARNDKRERFIYKDDDVIEKPFNWAQLARLFTYMKPYSKQMIPIVLVMMVLGTATRLAIPALIILAIDEAIAPKVGEPSLSKLYMYAGLMIALYIIQWAANTFRIKYTNLIGQRVIYDLRKDLFRHIQKLSFRFFDKRPAGSVLVRVTNDVNALQDLFTNGVVNLLMDCVQLVGIVVILLLWNFKLGLAIMVTVPLMFVVSTALRKRIRFAWQDVRMKQSRINAHLNESIQGMRVTQAYTQEKANFKFFNHVNNINIKAWNRASAMNQAFGPIIEVTSAIGTLILFWYGSHLIQTGAITVGLLVGFANYIGNFWDPINRLGQMYAQLLIAMASSERIFEFIDEKPTVAELPDARPLPAIRGDVSFENLVFEYEKGRPALKGINLNVKAGQTIALVGHTGSGKSTIMNLLCRFYDPVQGAVKIDGIDIRSVTLDSVRSQVGVVLQDTFIFSGSIRDNIRFGRLDATDDDVVQAAKAVDAHDFIMDLPDGYDTQVQERGSVLSMGQRQLLSFARALIADPRVLILDEATASIDTETELKIQEALKKLLMGRTSFIVAHRLSTIRNADRIVVLDHGSIVEQGTHDELIRHKGTYNGLIEAQYRFLTA; from the coding sequence GTGAGTGAGCAGCAATCAGCTCGTAACGACAAGCGCGAGCGGTTTATTTATAAGGATGACGACGTAATCGAGAAACCGTTTAACTGGGCGCAGCTCGCCAGACTATTCACGTACATGAAGCCATACAGCAAGCAAATGATTCCGATCGTTCTCGTTATGATGGTGCTTGGCACGGCCACAAGGCTTGCCATTCCGGCCCTAATCATATTGGCGATCGACGAAGCCATTGCGCCCAAAGTAGGCGAACCGAGCCTGAGCAAGCTCTATATGTACGCAGGACTCATGATTGCTCTCTATATTATTCAATGGGCGGCCAACACGTTCCGTATCAAGTATACGAACCTCATCGGACAGCGCGTCATCTATGACCTGCGGAAAGACTTGTTCCGCCATATTCAGAAGCTGTCGTTCCGGTTCTTCGATAAACGCCCTGCGGGCTCCGTGCTCGTCCGCGTCACGAACGACGTAAACGCGCTGCAGGACTTGTTTACGAACGGGGTCGTCAACCTGCTGATGGACTGCGTACAGCTGGTCGGTATCGTGGTCATCCTGCTTCTATGGAACTTTAAGCTCGGTCTTGCGATTATGGTGACCGTTCCGCTTATGTTCGTCGTCTCGACGGCGCTTCGCAAACGGATCCGATTCGCGTGGCAGGATGTCCGGATGAAGCAGTCCCGCATCAATGCCCACTTGAACGAATCGATCCAAGGCATGCGGGTAACCCAGGCCTATACGCAGGAGAAAGCGAATTTCAAATTCTTCAATCACGTAAACAACATCAACATTAAGGCATGGAACCGGGCTTCCGCCATGAACCAAGCGTTCGGCCCGATTATTGAAGTCACGTCGGCGATCGGGACACTCATTCTGTTCTGGTACGGCTCGCATCTCATCCAGACCGGCGCCATCACAGTCGGCTTGCTGGTCGGCTTCGCGAACTATATCGGGAACTTCTGGGATCCGATCAACCGGCTGGGTCAAATGTACGCACAGCTGTTAATTGCAATGGCTTCCTCCGAGCGGATCTTCGAATTTATCGATGAGAAGCCGACGGTAGCCGAGCTGCCGGACGCCCGTCCGCTGCCGGCGATTCGCGGCGATGTATCCTTCGAGAATCTCGTCTTCGAGTATGAGAAGGGACGCCCGGCATTGAAAGGAATCAACTTGAATGTCAAAGCCGGGCAAACGATTGCGCTTGTCGGCCATACAGGCTCGGGCAAGAGTACGATTATGAACCTGCTGTGCCGCTTCTATGATCCGGTACAAGGGGCCGTCAAGATTGACGGAATCGATATTCGCAGCGTTACGCTGGATAGCGTCCGTTCCCAGGTCGGAGTCGTCCTCCAGGACACCTTTATCTTCTCCGGTTCGATTCGCGACAATATCCGCTTCGGCCGGCTGGATGCGACGGACGATGATGTCGTGCAAGCGGCCAAAGCCGTCGATGCCCACGATTTCATTATGGATCTGCCCGATGGCTACGATACGCAGGTGCAGGAGCGCGGCAGCGTGCTCTCGATGGGACAACGGCAGCTCTTGTCGTTCGCACGGGCACTGATCGCCGACCCGCGGGTATTGATTCTCGACGAGGCGACGGCCAGCATCGATACCGAGACGGAGCTCAAGATCCAAGAGGCGCTCAAGAAGCTCTTAATGGGACGGACATCGTTTATTGTGGCGCACCGTTTGTCCACGATCCGCAATGCGGATCGGATTGTCGTGCTTGATCACGGCTCGATCGTGGAGCAAGGAACGCATGACGAGCTCATTCGCCACAAAGGCACGTATAACGGCTTGATTGAAGCGCAATATCGCTTTTTGACGGCATAA
- a CDS encoding ABC transporter ATP-binding protein — translation MDVFRQLKPYFWPERRSFIASIGFLVIATALGLVYPNMLRFLIDDVIGPEKYELVPAVALTVVGVVILKGTMQFLHGLFGGRLGNRVAFRLRNACYEKLQTLSFQYYDTARTGDLMSRLTADLEGVRNFIGFGFAQLLNMFLMIVFGAIMMFSIHWQLTLVTLVTMPLLAVTAIRFEKRIHPAFREMRLAMSNLTTAVQENITGVRTVKSFAREPHEVDKFSMRSEAYKTNQIGASNLWARFFPVMELLASISVVILLVVGGTLVIKSSLTLGSLVAFFSMIWYIIGPMWGIGFHINNYTQAKASGERLTELLNEYIHVKDSEASAAKKHPQMEGYVQFNNVTFNYADKTPAVSDLTIDAPPGSVIGLLGGTGSGKSTVIQLLMRAYNIKQGSISIDGIDIRDMPIEDLRSQIAIVFQETFLFSCSIRDNIAYGVSNVTDEQIFHAAKLAKAHDFIMELPDGYDTLVGERGMGLSGGQKQRIAIARALIINPRILILDDATSAVDMETEHEIQAGFKEVMAGRTTFVIAHRISSLRHADEILVFDKGHVVQRGKHEALIQVPGPYQDTYNIQYADRPDRTADAAKLERRVAQ, via the coding sequence TTGGACGTCTTTAGGCAATTGAAACCGTATTTTTGGCCGGAACGCAGAAGCTTTATTGCTTCAATCGGATTTTTGGTTATCGCGACGGCGCTGGGGCTCGTTTATCCGAACATGCTCCGGTTTCTGATCGACGATGTCATCGGTCCCGAGAAGTACGAACTTGTTCCGGCGGTGGCGCTCACTGTCGTCGGAGTCGTCATTCTGAAGGGCACGATGCAATTTTTACACGGCTTATTCGGCGGCAGACTCGGCAACCGGGTCGCCTTCCGCCTGCGGAACGCCTGCTACGAGAAGCTTCAGACACTGTCGTTTCAATACTACGACACGGCTCGTACGGGCGATCTCATGTCGCGGCTGACGGCTGATCTGGAGGGTGTGCGGAACTTCATCGGATTCGGCTTTGCGCAGCTGCTCAACATGTTTCTGATGATCGTATTCGGTGCCATCATGATGTTCTCGATCCATTGGCAGCTGACATTGGTCACCCTCGTGACGATGCCGCTGCTTGCCGTAACGGCCATCCGCTTCGAGAAACGGATTCATCCGGCCTTCCGCGAAATGCGGCTGGCCATGAGTAATCTGACCACAGCGGTACAAGAGAATATTACAGGCGTGCGCACGGTGAAGTCATTCGCGCGCGAGCCGCACGAAGTCGATAAATTTTCCATGCGCAGCGAAGCGTACAAAACGAATCAGATCGGCGCTTCGAATCTGTGGGCGCGGTTCTTCCCGGTTATGGAATTGCTGGCCAGCATCAGCGTCGTCATCCTGCTCGTCGTGGGCGGAACCCTGGTTATTAAGTCTTCGCTGACGCTTGGCTCATTGGTTGCCTTCTTCAGTATGATCTGGTACATTATCGGACCCATGTGGGGAATAGGCTTTCACATTAACAACTACACGCAGGCGAAAGCGTCGGGAGAGCGCTTGACGGAACTTCTTAACGAGTACATTCACGTCAAGGACAGCGAAGCATCCGCAGCGAAGAAGCATCCGCAGATGGAAGGCTATGTCCAGTTCAACAACGTGACGTTCAACTACGCGGACAAAACGCCTGCGGTGAGCGACCTGACCATCGATGCGCCTCCCGGATCGGTTATCGGTCTGCTCGGAGGCACCGGATCGGGCAAATCGACCGTCATCCAGCTGCTTATGCGCGCTTACAATATTAAGCAGGGCTCGATCTCGATCGATGGGATCGACATCCGCGATATGCCGATCGAAGACTTGCGTTCGCAGATTGCGATCGTCTTTCAAGAAACGTTCTTGTTCTCCTGCTCCATCCGCGATAATATCGCATACGGAGTGAGCAACGTGACGGACGAACAAATTTTTCATGCGGCTAAGCTGGCCAAGGCGCACGACTTCATCATGGAGCTGCCTGACGGATACGACACGCTTGTCGGAGAACGGGGAATGGGTCTGTCCGGCGGCCAGAAGCAGCGGATCGCGATCGCACGCGCACTTATTATCAATCCGCGGATTCTCATATTAGATGATGCGACAAGCGCCGTAGATATGGAAACCGAGCATGAAATCCAGGCCGGGTTCAAGGAAGTAATGGCCGGACGCACGACCTTCGTTATCGCCCACCGGATATCTTCGCTTCGGCATGCCGACGAAATACTGGTATTCGATAAAGGCCATGTCGTGCAGCGCGGCAAGCATGAAGCGTTGATTCAAGTTCCGGGTCCATATCAGGACACGTACAATATTCAATATGCCGATCGGCCGGACCGGACAGCCGATGCGGCGAAGTTGGAAAGAAGGGTCGCACAGTGA
- a CDS encoding ABC transporter ATP-binding protein: protein MPAETVLNVRGLKKKIRGKPIIHDVSFDVRAGEIFGFLGPNGSGKTTTIRMLVDLIKPTAGEITICGYDVNRDPEQALRHIGCIVENPEVYTYMTGWENLEHFARMQRDIGSERIREVVDIVRLEQRIHDKVKTYSLGMRQRLGIAQALLGRPKLLILDEPTNGLDPKGIKELREFIRMLANEGMSLFISSHLLSEIQLMCDRVAIISSGRVLAVGTVDELVEQAGSYVVWQFDQPEEGRMLLAGEADVRLIESDEHRIDEGLLANLDHPFITMMPAERIPVLVEKAVRANIGVLSVQRIAPTLEELFLKMTEGESIG, encoded by the coding sequence ATGCCTGCCGAGACGGTGCTGAACGTTCGGGGGCTCAAGAAAAAAATCCGGGGGAAGCCGATTATTCACGATGTTTCCTTCGATGTCCGCGCAGGCGAAATATTCGGCTTTCTCGGCCCGAACGGATCGGGCAAGACGACAACCATCCGCATGCTCGTCGACCTGATCAAACCGACCGCAGGCGAAATCACGATATGCGGTTACGATGTAAATCGCGATCCCGAGCAGGCGCTTCGCCATATTGGCTGTATCGTGGAGAATCCTGAGGTCTATACTTATATGACGGGGTGGGAGAATCTCGAACACTTTGCACGGATGCAGCGGGATATCGGGTCGGAACGCATACGCGAAGTGGTGGACATCGTCCGGCTGGAACAGCGTATTCACGATAAAGTCAAGACCTATTCGCTTGGTATGCGCCAGCGCCTGGGGATTGCGCAGGCGCTGCTCGGGCGTCCGAAGCTGCTCATCCTGGACGAGCCGACGAACGGCCTCGATCCGAAAGGGATCAAGGAGCTCCGGGAGTTTATTCGCATGCTCGCCAATGAAGGAATGAGCTTGTTTATTTCGAGCCATCTGCTCAGTGAAATTCAACTGATGTGCGACCGCGTCGCCATTATTAGCAGCGGACGCGTATTGGCTGTCGGGACGGTGGACGAGCTGGTCGAACAAGCCGGAAGCTATGTGGTATGGCAGTTCGATCAGCCGGAGGAGGGACGCATGCTGCTTGCCGGAGAGGCGGACGTACGATTGATCGAATCCGATGAGCATCGGATCGACGAAGGCTTGCTGGCCAATCTCGATCATCCTTTTATCACTATGATGCCTGCGGAACGGATTCCGGTACTCGTTGAGAAGGCGGTTCGGGCTAATATCGGGGTACTGTCCGTTCAACGTATAGCGCCGACGCTTGAAGAGCTATTTCTAAAGATGACGGAGGGGGAAAGCATTGGATAG
- a CDS encoding ABC transporter permease encodes MDRLLPLIQNETLKIWKKKRFYVVILVLLVLIPIFTYAQMKIAENNQKNFKDWRNQTMQQISDYQNALSSERIPEEWKRFRRIAVQQLQYYLDHDVNPRSPDGVSFTRGFMANSVTLFYPLLVLAIASDLVSGERSSGTIKMLLTRPVRRWKILFSKLVALTLYVSLIVVASGILCYLISGAIFGYGGWTMPVFTGFVINGSDVDSASVHAVPQWLYVLMQAGLIWFSSMTVAVLALMVSVLVRSTAASIVTMMAAVIAGTILANMSSSWTSAKYVFAVNIDLTGYLAGSPPPIEGMTLLFSLITLGVWAAMALIVSFVVFTKQDILN; translated from the coding sequence TTGGATAGACTGCTGCCGCTCATTCAGAACGAGACGCTCAAGATCTGGAAGAAAAAACGGTTCTACGTCGTAATTCTGGTCCTGCTCGTACTTATTCCGATCTTCACCTATGCACAGATGAAAATTGCGGAGAACAACCAGAAGAACTTTAAAGATTGGCGCAACCAGACGATGCAGCAGATCAGCGACTACCAGAATGCGCTGTCCAGCGAACGGATCCCGGAGGAGTGGAAACGATTTCGCCGAATCGCGGTACAGCAGCTGCAATATTATCTCGATCATGACGTAAATCCAAGATCGCCCGACGGCGTATCGTTTACACGCGGCTTCATGGCGAATTCGGTCACGTTATTCTATCCGCTGCTGGTGCTGGCGATTGCTTCGGACCTTGTATCCGGCGAACGCTCATCCGGAACGATCAAGATGCTGCTGACCCGGCCTGTCCGAAGATGGAAAATATTATTCAGCAAATTGGTTGCTCTTACGCTCTATGTATCTTTAATAGTTGTGGCCAGCGGAATTCTTTGCTATCTTATATCAGGCGCCATCTTCGGTTATGGAGGATGGACGATGCCGGTCTTCACCGGATTCGTCATCAACGGTTCAGATGTGGACAGCGCTTCTGTTCATGCCGTTCCGCAGTGGTTATATGTATTAATGCAAGCGGGCCTCATATGGTTTTCCTCGATGACTGTCGCTGTTCTCGCTTTGATGGTTTCCGTGCTCGTCCGAAGCACGGCGGCGAGCATCGTAACGATGATGGCAGCTGTCATTGCAGGTACGATTCTGGCGAATATGTCCTCGTCCTGGACAAGCGCCAAATATGTGTTTGCGGTCAATATCGATCTCACCGGTTATCTGGCCGGCTCGCCGCCGCCGATTGAGGGCATGACGCTGCTGTTTTCGCTTATAACCTTGGGGGTTTGGGCGGCTATGGCGCTGATCGTTTCATTCGTTGTCTTTACGAAACAGGACATCTTGAATTAA
- a CDS encoding dynamin family protein yields MLGDAVLPVSPNPTTAAVNRIVPPTDERPHGSASVMMKSKEAMLGDLAYSLALLGEDVTGFSEPQLLQAIGKLSPGAVHAGGRPHYSFLKAAAKGWQEHESLLGTKLAVDTAEYRRYVAEESRSCFVSEIELHHDNPLTAQGIVLVDTPGADSVNARHTGVAFNYIKNADAILFVTYYNHAFSQADRQFLLQLGRVKDQFELDKMFFIVNAADLAASDEELEGVLAHVQRNLQQHGIRFPRMFPVSSLAALEGKQTSSSGLLEQSGIRDFEAAFLAFTKGDLGSLAVASAEQELERARHTIAGWLKAATGDAATREAERSLLAGRAEEAKAVASTLENLSANVQLEQELKELLFYVLQRIQFRFGDHYNFAFNPSTLEDDGRDMRKALWTSWLDLQRLLQIELAQELEATSLRLDNTLAKLGAKKYSDTAEELVKILEGFTASAFPSLDIPSPEEQPSWQAEAMEPKWLWSRFKSPRHFFEGEGKAAMRKALEAELADPLQSWLGRAELAWKSRYAQLWQETMHASAWTMQSDIDAFVKGKQDSLSGSADVESLQQLGEALADI; encoded by the coding sequence CTGCTCGGCGATGCGGTGCTGCCGGTGTCGCCGAATCCGACAACGGCTGCGGTCAACCGCATCGTGCCGCCGACCGATGAGCGGCCGCATGGCTCGGCATCGGTCATGATGAAGTCCAAGGAAGCGATGCTGGGTGATTTGGCCTACTCGCTTGCCCTGTTAGGCGAAGACGTAACCGGCTTCAGCGAGCCGCAGCTTCTTCAAGCGATCGGCAAGCTGTCGCCGGGCGCTGTTCATGCGGGAGGACGCCCGCATTACAGCTTCCTGAAAGCGGCGGCGAAGGGGTGGCAGGAGCACGAATCACTGCTTGGCACGAAGCTTGCGGTCGATACCGCGGAATACCGGCGTTACGTGGCGGAAGAATCGCGATCCTGCTTCGTGAGCGAGATTGAGCTGCATCACGATAACCCCCTCACCGCGCAGGGCATCGTGCTCGTCGATACGCCAGGAGCCGATTCCGTGAATGCCCGTCATACCGGCGTCGCCTTCAATTACATCAAGAACGCGGATGCGATTTTGTTCGTGACGTATTACAATCATGCATTCTCCCAAGCGGACCGTCAATTTCTGCTGCAGCTTGGCCGCGTGAAGGACCAATTCGAGCTGGATAAGATGTTCTTCATCGTTAATGCCGCTGACTTGGCTGCCAGCGATGAAGAGCTGGAAGGGGTGCTGGCGCATGTCCAGCGGAACCTCCAGCAGCATGGCATACGCTTCCCTCGGATGTTCCCGGTGTCCAGCTTGGCGGCGCTTGAGGGCAAGCAAACCTCCAGCAGCGGGCTGCTCGAGCAATCGGGCATCCGCGATTTCGAAGCCGCGTTCCTCGCCTTCACGAAGGGCGATCTGGGCAGTTTGGCTGTAGCTTCGGCGGAGCAAGAGCTTGAACGGGCGCGTCATACGATCGCAGGATGGCTCAAGGCAGCAACTGGCGATGCGGCTACCCGGGAAGCCGAGCGGTCGCTGCTGGCCGGTCGCGCCGAGGAAGCCAAGGCGGTCGCGTCCACCTTGGAGAATCTTTCGGCCAATGTACAGCTGGAGCAGGAGCTGAAGGAGCTGTTGTTCTACGTCCTGCAGCGGATTCAATTCCGCTTCGGCGATCACTACAACTTTGCTTTCAACCCTTCCACACTGGAGGATGACGGCCGCGATATGCGCAAAGCGCTGTGGACCTCCTGGCTGGATCTGCAGCGTCTGCTGCAGATCGAGCTGGCACAGGAGCTGGAGGCGACCTCGCTCCGTCTGGATAATACCCTTGCGAAGCTTGGCGCGAAGAAGTATTCCGATACGGCGGAGGAGCTTGTGAAGATATTGGAGGGCTTCACGGCTTCCGCATTCCCGTCCTTGGATATTCCTTCTCCAGAGGAGCAGCCGTCGTGGCAGGCGGAGGCTATGGAGCCAAAATGGCTGTGGAGCCGATTCAAGTCACCTCGTCATTTCTTCGAAGGGGAAGGAAAGGCCGCCATGCGCAAAGCGCTGGAAGCGGAATTGGCCGACCCGCTGCAAAGCTGGCTCGGCAGGGCGGAGCTTGCATGGAAGAGCCGTTATGCGCAGCTCTGGCAGGAAACGATGCATGCAAGCGCCTGGACGATGCAAAGCGATATCGATGCTTTCGTGAAGGGCAAACAGGACTCGCTAAGCGGCAGCGCGGATGTCGAGTCCCTGCAGCAGCTTGGAGAGGCGCTTGCGGATATTTAA
- a CDS encoding GDSL-type esterase/lipase family protein yields MKEVPSGKLWRTIGITAVAATLLMLTGFGYAVKDMLWPQGETYIGESPAAPPPETGKLSASSEIHVTAIGDSLTKGTGDATGEGYVKQVMALLREKWDKPVSMTNNLAVNGMRADRLAELLRSDKGYEHAISQSNLILFSIGGNDLFHLATGTSASEATGEVDLDQLKAQLPSGIERFKAVIERIHEINPDAHVVYMGLYNPFYDIEELRDGSLTIQQWNQEAYAIMHQYPNMTLVPTFDLFENTIGTYMSSDHFHPNHDGYAQIAARIVQSLD; encoded by the coding sequence ATGAAGGAAGTACCATCCGGCAAGCTGTGGAGAACAATCGGCATCACGGCCGTTGCGGCAACGCTGCTCATGCTGACAGGCTTCGGATATGCCGTGAAGGACATGCTGTGGCCTCAAGGAGAGACTTATATCGGCGAGTCGCCCGCAGCGCCGCCCCCGGAGACCGGCAAGCTGTCTGCGAGCAGTGAAATCCACGTAACCGCTATCGGCGATTCCTTGACGAAAGGCACGGGAGACGCCACAGGCGAAGGCTATGTCAAGCAGGTTATGGCGCTGCTCAGAGAAAAGTGGGACAAGCCGGTCAGCATGACGAACAATCTGGCTGTGAACGGGATGCGTGCCGATCGCCTGGCCGAGCTGTTGCGCAGTGACAAAGGCTACGAACACGCCATCTCGCAATCCAATCTGATCCTGTTCTCGATCGGCGGGAACGATCTGTTTCATCTGGCTACCGGCACGAGCGCGAGCGAAGCGACAGGCGAGGTCGATTTGGATCAGCTGAAGGCGCAGCTGCCAAGCGGAATCGAACGGTTCAAAGCGGTTATTGAGCGCATTCATGAGATCAATCCTGACGCACATGTCGTTTACATGGGACTGTATAATCCTTTCTATGATATCGAGGAGCTCCGTGATGGGAGCTTGACGATCCAGCAGTGGAATCAAGAGGCGTATGCGATCATGCATCAATATCCAAATATGACGCTAGTCCCGACCTTTGATCTATTCGAGAATACGATCGGCACTTACATGTCATCCGATCACTTTCATCCGAATCATGACGGCTATGCCCAAATTGCCGCCCGCATCGTCCAATCGCTGGATTAG